The following are from one region of the Chitinophagaceae bacterium genome:
- a CDS encoding ABC transporter permease: MKLAYFIFQKMKHGSKDTLSHTIYSIAIASLATGIATIIVSLLILNGFERKITEKMFNLMGHITITKYNMGDNTKESAFPLQTTFYKNWKTIPYISHVQSFTIKTGIIKTENEVQGIALKGIGEDFDTTRFQENIITGRFLKTNPQQIHEIMISKKLSDKLLLSLGQDIIIYFVQNPPRLRKCKIVGIYSTHIETFDDKLIFCNRTLIQKINNWGDSLISGYEVFIKKQSQLDQAEVEILHTIDGNLTTETTQNKELQFFDWLKVIRKNVIMLFYIILFVVGFNIMSVLFILIMERSYFIGVMQSLGASHSLIKNIFVLQGMGIIFKGILLGNTIGLTIGIIQYYFEIIPLDPMSYYIDVVPIAWDIPLIFQINIITALLLFLIILIPTRVITKLDPIKTIASSLSKNQ, encoded by the coding sequence ATGAAACTTGCCTATTTTATATTTCAAAAAATGAAGCACGGAAGCAAAGATACACTATCCCATACCATATATAGCATTGCTATTGCCTCGCTTGCAACTGGAATTGCTACTATCATCGTATCTTTGCTCATCCTCAATGGTTTTGAACGCAAAATTACGGAAAAAATGTTCAACCTCATGGGACATATTACCATCACCAAATATAATATGGGAGATAATACTAAAGAATCTGCCTTCCCTCTGCAAACCACCTTCTATAAAAATTGGAAAACTATCCCCTATATATCTCATGTGCAAAGTTTTACCATTAAAACAGGTATCATCAAAACAGAAAATGAAGTACAAGGGATTGCTCTCAAAGGAATTGGAGAAGATTTTGACACCACAAGATTCCAAGAGAATATCATAACAGGTAGATTTTTAAAAACAAATCCACAACAAATCCACGAAATCATGATAAGTAAAAAACTATCCGACAAACTCCTTCTATCTCTCGGACAAGATATTATAATATACTTTGTGCAAAATCCACCACGATTACGAAAATGTAAAATTGTAGGAATATATTCTACACATATAGAAACCTTCGACGATAAATTGATATTTTGTAATAGAACACTCATCCAAAAAATCAACAACTGGGGAGATTCACTCATTAGTGGATACGAAGTGTTCATAAAAAAACAAAGTCAATTAGACCAAGCAGAAGTAGAAATTCTCCATACCATAGACGGAAACCTTACTACAGAAACAACCCAAAACAAAGAATTACAATTCTTCGACTGGCTCAAAGTTATTCGAAAAAATGTCATTATGCTATTCTATATTATTTTATTTGTAGTAGGATTCAATATAATGTCCGTTCTCTTTATACTCATAATGGAAAGATCTTATTTTATTGGAGTAATGCAATCTCTCGGCGCAAGCCATTCTTTAATAAAAAATATCTTTGTATTACAAGGAATGGGTATTATTTTCAAAGGAATACTATTAGGGAATACTATAGGATTAACAATAGGAATTATCCAGTATTATTTTGAAATAATTCCATTAGACCCCATGAGCTATTATATTGACGTAGTACCAATAGCATGGGATATACCTCTCATATTCCAAATAAATATCATCACTGCTCTCTTGCTTTTTCTCATAATTCTCATACCTACAAGGGTTATTACAAAATTAGACCCTATAAAAACAATCGCTTCCAGCTTATCAAAAAACCAATAG
- the uvrB gene encoding excinuclease ABC subunit UvrB, whose protein sequence is MNFKVISDFTPTGDQPQAIQSLYEGLMRGDNYQTLLGVTGSGKTFTMANVIEKLNRPTLVISHNKTLAYQLYEELKGFFPENAVEYYISYYDYYQPEAFIPSSNTYIEKDLSINQEIEKLRLSATAALLSGRNDVVVVASVSCIYGIGNPEEFGKNVIQLHKGDRLPRNQFLYSLIDILYSRSDTDFNRGNFRVKGDTVDVFIAYGDFAYRIIFFGDEIETIQKIDPETGKKINNEEAISIFPANLFVTGKETLQIAIKEIQDDLMTQIRFFEKEGKGFEAKRLQEKTEFDLEMIREIGYCSGVENYSRYFDRRKPGQRPFCLIDYFPDDFLMIVDESHVTIPQIRGMWGGDRSRKINLVDYGFRLPSALDNRPLTFNEFESMANRVVFVSATPADYELQKSDGIIVEQIIRPTGVLDPLIYVKPTLNQIDDLLNEIDERVKNDERVLITTLTKRMAEELHKFLEKAGIHSGYVHSDVKPMDRVEILDGLRKGSISVLVGVNLLREGLDLPEVSLVAILDADKEGFLRNVRSLVQTMGRAARNENGKVIMYADKMTDSMKTAIDETNRRRSIQTAYNTEHNIIPQSIRRYKADNKPFAYSGEKTEKTNASVAEPVIKYMTTAQIEKVIKNNQSLMEQAAKDLNFMEAARIRDEIQMLKNMLKEAPKDKKK, encoded by the coding sequence ATGAATTTCAAAGTTATATCAGATTTTACTCCAACAGGAGATCAGCCACAGGCAATACAATCACTCTATGAAGGACTTATGAGAGGAGATAACTATCAAACACTTTTAGGAGTAACAGGTTCGGGGAAAACATTCACTATGGCAAATGTTATAGAGAAACTGAACCGCCCCACTTTAGTGATAAGTCATAATAAAACACTCGCATATCAATTATACGAGGAACTAAAAGGATTCTTTCCTGAAAATGCTGTAGAATATTACATTTCTTATTATGATTATTACCAGCCCGAAGCATTTATTCCTTCCTCCAATACGTATATAGAAAAGGATTTATCCATTAACCAAGAAATTGAAAAACTACGTCTAAGTGCTACTGCCGCACTTTTATCAGGTAGAAATGATGTGGTGGTAGTGGCATCTGTTTCTTGCATATATGGTATTGGAAACCCTGAAGAATTTGGAAAAAATGTCATACAACTGCATAAAGGTGATAGATTGCCAAGAAATCAATTTTTATATTCTCTTATAGATATTCTATACAGCAGAAGTGATACAGATTTTAATAGAGGGAATTTTAGAGTAAAAGGTGATACGGTTGATGTTTTTATTGCCTATGGAGATTTTGCTTATAGAATTATTTTTTTTGGTGATGAAATAGAAACCATTCAAAAAATAGATCCTGAAACAGGAAAAAAAATAAATAACGAAGAAGCCATTTCTATTTTTCCTGCTAACCTTTTTGTTACAGGAAAAGAAACTCTTCAGATTGCAATTAAAGAAATACAAGACGATTTGATGACTCAAATACGTTTTTTTGAAAAAGAAGGAAAGGGATTTGAAGCCAAAAGATTACAAGAAAAAACGGAATTTGATTTAGAAATGATAAGAGAGATAGGATATTGCTCGGGAGTAGAGAATTACAGCCGTTATTTTGACAGACGAAAACCCGGACAACGTCCTTTCTGCCTCATAGATTATTTTCCTGATGATTTTTTAATGATAGTTGATGAAAGCCATGTTACCATTCCCCAAATCAGAGGTATGTGGGGAGGAGACAGGTCTCGCAAAATTAATTTAGTAGATTATGGATTCCGGTTGCCCTCCGCTTTGGATAATAGACCACTCACCTTTAATGAATTTGAAAGTATGGCAAATAGAGTGGTGTTTGTGAGTGCTACACCTGCAGATTACGAACTACAAAAATCAGATGGAATAATAGTAGAGCAAATTATACGTCCTACCGGAGTTTTAGACCCTCTTATTTATGTAAAACCTACTCTGAATCAAATAGATGATTTACTGAATGAAATTGATGAAAGGGTGAAAAATGATGAGCGCGTCCTTATAACTACCCTTACAAAAAGAATGGCAGAGGAACTACATAAGTTTTTAGAAAAAGCAGGTATACATTCAGGGTACGTCCACTCCGATGTAAAACCAATGGACAGAGTGGAGATATTAGATGGGTTGAGAAAAGGAAGTATAAGTGTTCTTGTAGGAGTCAATTTATTGAGAGAGGGGCTTGATTTACCTGAAGTATCCTTAGTAGCCATATTAGATGCAGACAAAGAAGGTTTCTTGAGAAATGTCAGGTCATTAGTGCAAACAATGGGAAGAGCTGCCCGAAATGAAAATGGAAAAGTAATTATGTATGCAGATAAAATGACCGATTCTATGAAAACAGCTATTGATGAAACAAACAGAAGAAGATCTATACAAACAGCATATAATACAGAACATAATATTATTCCTCAATCCATTAGAAGGTACAAAGCGGATAATAAACCATTCGCTTACTCTGGAGAAAAAACAGAAAAAACAAATGCTTCTGTCGCCGAACCCGTCATAAAATATATGACAACCGCACAAATAGAAAAAGTTATAAAAAATAATCAATCTCTTATGGAACAAGCCGCAAAAGATTTAAACTTTATGGAAGCTGCACGCATCAGAGATGAAATACAGATGCTCAAAAATATGCTCAAAGAAGCTCCAAAAGACAAAAAAAAATGA
- a CDS encoding FG-GAP-like repeat-containing protein, with protein sequence MLFLLLCIHFVLAQGDYSLSKQIPLNISASLSPDKKTFSSTFGDYNNDGFVDLFVTGYGNSILFQNKNGEFVKDTVSSIIGLTTTPSAKFLDYDNDRDLDLFVIGNHNGTMVARLYENDSSNYSFRELTGSNFAFQGLSIPSSAVLDYNNDGFMDIFITGTTDSRDPRIFYSFIAARSILYKNNNGTSFTVADTTFENTLGSNIMVVDYNNDGNSDIIIQGIASTQDIGNDDVTLAGKSFFYKNNGTGFLLDTANSNNIIGITSGSSSFGDYDNDGDVDIFTSGCIEETTNSCNRAISKLYRNDSSRFSEVPNLFNTKRIHAYDNGDQKLITDSVYLTQSFFRDYNNDGFLDIFSFGTVAPTPNKSYFYSSQMKLYKNNSGTGFSEVTSSYLGSSVNDEKKLLFLYGVDASFGDYDNNGTLDIILSGSEYNTKLYVYSQDTGSASSRVNTTAVVSRNTIPTPPTNPQVSFVNSKAFFSWSASIDQETETMGLSYNMYVGTRTNRDSIKASLSFTENNNGTRKISEPGIIQGTSYNIDLPNLPNGRYYWGVQAIDGVLAGGSYSQAGAFIVNNGRFKGLKPQTITFTIPAQKIITDTYFIISATANTTMPIRFVSSNPSIATINVNTVTIKSAGIVHISAFVNAPNGSADTTYIETTEVIRKLEVIKVTQTISFPALSPQYAPIGNTFVLNASASSRLELSYVPSNTMVSINRNTATIRGIGTVNITAIQSGNNNYEEAIPITRSLTISKLNQTITFGNVSNPTIGQTLVLNASSSSSLMVSYRSSDVTIASVNGNTLTAKAVGSVTITATQEGNENFNPATATQNVTVINSTKLIPSLTFTAIPNLSIGQKYTLIVTSNSPVPIIFTSSDTNKVSIRGTTATAKAIGTATITANQVENTEYNAATAQQTVTVVVSTTPSMHPLTPIEKGNSAIRIYPNPANDYITIQYDKTQKVASVKIYDITGKSYELRIRNYELGLRVDLKTLSKGEYIIILYGEKGEVLKAEKIIKE encoded by the coding sequence ATGTTATTTTTGCTGTTATGCATTCATTTTGTGCTAGCACAGGGGGATTATAGCTTATCGAAACAGATTCCATTAAATATATCGGCAAGTTTGTCTCCCGATAAGAAAACGTTTAGTTCTACTTTTGGGGACTATAATAATGATGGCTTTGTAGATTTATTTGTAACAGGATACGGTAATTCTATCTTATTTCAGAATAAGAATGGAGAATTTGTAAAAGATACTGTATCCTCTATTATAGGTCTTACAACCACGCCTTCTGCTAAATTTCTGGATTATGATAATGATAGGGATTTAGATCTGTTTGTAATAGGAAATCATAATGGAACAATGGTAGCAAGATTATATGAAAATGATTCCTCTAACTATTCTTTTAGAGAACTCACGGGAAGTAATTTTGCATTTCAAGGTCTATCCATTCCATCATCTGCTGTTTTAGATTATAATAATGATGGTTTTATGGATATATTTATAACGGGTACCACTGACAGCAGAGACCCAAGAATCTTCTATAGTTTTATCGCAGCACGTTCTATTCTTTATAAAAATAATAATGGAACCAGTTTTACTGTAGCGGATACTACTTTTGAGAATACATTAGGTTCTAATATCATGGTCGTAGATTATAATAATGATGGGAATTCAGATATTATTATACAAGGGATTGCGAGTACACAAGATATTGGGAATGACGATGTCACATTAGCAGGCAAATCATTTTTTTATAAAAATAACGGAACAGGTTTTTTACTGGACACTGCAAATAGCAATAATATTATCGGCATAACTTCGGGTTCTTCAAGTTTTGGAGATTATGACAATGACGGTGATGTAGATATATTTACTTCGGGATGTATTGAAGAAACGACGAACAGTTGTAACAGAGCAATATCTAAACTATACAGGAATGATTCTTCTCGTTTTTCCGAAGTCCCAAACCTGTTTAATACTAAACGAATACATGCTTATGATAATGGAGATCAAAAATTAATCACAGACAGTGTATATTTAACACAGAGTTTTTTTAGAGATTACAATAATGATGGATTTTTAGATATATTCTCTTTTGGAACAGTAGCACCTACACCTAATAAAAGTTATTTTTATAGTTCACAAATGAAATTATATAAAAATAACTCTGGCACAGGGTTTTCAGAAGTAACTTCCTCTTATCTTGGTAGCAGTGTAAATGATGAAAAAAAATTATTATTCTTATATGGAGTAGATGCAAGCTTTGGGGATTATGATAATAATGGAACATTAGATATAATATTATCGGGTTCTGAATATAACACTAAGTTATATGTTTATAGTCAAGACACAGGTTCTGCAAGTTCGAGAGTAAATACAACCGCTGTGGTATCAAGAAACACAATTCCCACTCCTCCTACCAATCCTCAGGTAAGTTTTGTTAACAGCAAAGCTTTTTTTTCTTGGAGTGCCTCAATCGACCAAGAAACTGAAACAATGGGTCTCTCTTATAATATGTATGTAGGAACAAGAACCAATAGAGATAGTATAAAAGCATCTTTATCTTTTACAGAAAATAATAACGGCACGAGGAAAATTTCAGAGCCAGGGATTATACAAGGAACTTCTTATAATATAGATCTCCCAAACCTTCCAAATGGACGATATTATTGGGGAGTTCAGGCAATAGATGGCGTTCTCGCAGGAGGATCATACTCTCAAGCAGGAGCTTTTATCGTAAATAACGGCAGGTTTAAAGGATTAAAACCACAAACCATTACTTTTACCATACCCGCACAAAAAATAATAACGGATACATACTTTATTATCAGTGCTACTGCTAACACTACTATGCCCATAAGGTTTGTAAGCTCTAACCCCTCAATAGCAACCATCAACGTAAATACCGTAACCATAAAAAGTGCAGGAATAGTACATATAAGTGCTTTTGTAAATGCTCCTAATGGAAGTGCAGATACGACATATATAGAAACAACAGAAGTAATCAGAAAACTAGAGGTGATAAAAGTAACTCAAACTATTTCTTTCCCCGCTCTTTCTCCTCAATATGCTCCTATTGGAAATACATTTGTTTTAAATGCTTCTGCAAGTTCGAGATTAGAATTATCTTACGTCCCTTCCAATACGATGGTAAGTATTAATAGAAATACTGCAACTATACGTGGTATAGGTACGGTAAATATTACTGCTATACAGTCAGGAAATAATAATTATGAAGAAGCCATTCCTATTACCAGATCATTGACCATTTCTAAATTAAACCAAACTATCACGTTTGGAAATGTATCAAATCCCACCATAGGACAAACTTTAGTTCTGAACGCCAGTTCCAGCAGTAGTTTAATGGTAAGTTATAGAAGCTCCGATGTAACTATAGCATCAGTGAATGGCAATACGCTAACAGCAAAAGCTGTAGGAAGTGTAACTATTACTGCCACGCAAGAAGGAAATGAAAATTTTAATCCTGCTACCGCTACTCAAAATGTAACAGTAATAAATTCTACTAAACTCATACCCTCTCTTACTTTCACTGCTATTCCTAATCTCAGCATAGGGCAAAAGTATACTCTTATTGTTACCTCTAATAGTCCTGTACCAATAATATTTACTTCATCGGATACGAATAAAGTAAGTATCAGAGGAACTACTGCTACAGCAAAAGCAATTGGAACTGCTACTATTACAGCTAATCAAGTAGAAAATACAGAATATAATGCCGCTACCGCTCAGCAAACGGTAACAGTAGTAGTTTCTACTACTCCATCTATGCATCCTCTCACTCCCATAGAAAAAGGAAACTCTGCTATCCGCATCTATCCTAATCCTGCCAATGATTATATAACCATTCAGTATGATAAGACACAAAAGGTTGCATCTGTGAAAATATATGATATTACGGGAAAGAGTTATGAATTAAGAATTAGGAATTATGAATTAGGCTTGAGAGTAGATTTGAAAACTTTATCCAAAGGAGAATATATTATTATACTCTATGGAGAAAAAGGGGAGGTATTGAAAGCAGAGAAGATAATAAAAGAGTAA
- the ligA gene encoding NAD-dependent DNA ligase LigA, with product MNLLEAKKEIEILIQTIQEYSYAYYQEDTSKVSDYEFDQLLLRLQDLEEKFPELRDPNSPTQRVGGTITKAFETVLHKYPMLSLGNTYSEAELLAFDTRVRKGLEDAPFEYFCEQKFDGVSISLIYEKGVLVRAITRGDGEKGDNVTENVKTIHTVPLRLKDGDVPEYFEVRGEIFLSRKVFDMLNREKEEMGEPLLSNPRNSASGTLKLQNSSIAAKRKLDIYCYYLLGENIPAKTHEECIQLLKKWGFPLSPTSQKCSHIAEVITYIHEWETKRHSLPLDTDGIVLKINNLEHQRLLGFTSKSPKWAISFKYKAQSITTLLENITYQVGRTGAITPVAELKPVSLAGTIVKRASLHNANEMQRLDIRIGDTVFVEKGGEIIPKITGVQLENRKQDSLPIQYITHCPECNTPLVRYETEANHYCPNREKCPPQILGRMEHFISRNAMNIENLGTETIRGLIDKHIIQYPSDLYKLTYEMLNGLEIQTVSDKKGGNNIRSLREKSAENIIHSIQKSKQEPFENVLFAIGIRYVGKTTAEKLATHFQNIDALMNASYQDLISAPEIGEKIAQSIQHFFQNPQNITFIHALKTAGLHFQIKEKESNSPSNILENKTFVISGTFKRWEREELQNIIKQNGGKLLSSISKKLDYLVVGENMGPAKLEKAKELNITMITEEEFLTLLSQ from the coding sequence ATGAACCTATTAGAAGCCAAAAAAGAAATAGAAATTCTGATACAAACTATCCAGGAGTATAGTTATGCTTATTACCAAGAAGATACATCAAAGGTATCCGATTACGAATTTGATCAACTCTTATTGAGGTTGCAAGATTTAGAAGAAAAATTTCCCGAATTACGAGACCCCAATTCTCCCACTCAAAGAGTAGGAGGTACTATAACCAAAGCATTTGAAACGGTATTACACAAGTATCCTATGCTTTCTTTAGGAAATACTTACTCGGAGGCGGAACTTCTTGCTTTTGATACCAGGGTAAGAAAAGGATTAGAAGATGCTCCTTTTGAATACTTTTGCGAACAAAAATTTGACGGGGTTTCCATTAGTTTAATCTATGAAAAAGGGGTATTAGTCCGTGCTATAACACGTGGTGATGGGGAAAAAGGAGACAATGTGACCGAAAATGTAAAAACAATTCATACTGTTCCGCTTCGGTTAAAGGATGGAGATGTCCCTGAATATTTTGAGGTGAGGGGAGAGATATTTTTATCCCGAAAAGTATTTGATATGCTGAATAGAGAAAAAGAAGAAATGGGAGAGCCGCTCCTCTCGAACCCAAGAAATAGTGCATCAGGGACTCTAAAATTACAAAATTCAAGCATAGCAGCAAAAAGAAAGTTAGATATATACTGCTATTATCTTTTAGGGGAGAATATCCCTGCAAAAACCCACGAAGAATGCATACAGTTGCTCAAAAAATGGGGATTTCCTCTCTCTCCTACTTCTCAAAAATGCTCTCATATTGCAGAAGTTATCACTTATATACATGAGTGGGAAACCAAACGCCATTCTCTCCCTTTGGATACAGACGGAATAGTTTTAAAAATAAATAATTTAGAGCATCAACGCTTATTAGGATTCACCTCCAAAAGCCCTAAATGGGCTATTTCCTTTAAATATAAAGCTCAAAGTATTACTACTCTCCTAGAAAATATTACTTATCAAGTGGGAAGAACAGGAGCCATAACTCCTGTTGCAGAACTTAAGCCCGTCTCATTGGCAGGAACTATTGTGAAAAGAGCATCACTTCATAATGCAAATGAAATGCAGAGATTGGATATCCGCATTGGAGACACGGTCTTTGTAGAAAAAGGAGGAGAAATTATACCTAAAATTACAGGAGTACAATTAGAAAATCGCAAACAAGATTCTCTTCCCATTCAATATATAACACATTGTCCCGAATGTAATACTCCATTAGTGAGATACGAAACCGAAGCAAATCACTATTGTCCCAACAGAGAGAAATGCCCGCCACAAATACTCGGCAGAATGGAGCATTTTATATCTCGAAATGCTATGAATATAGAAAACCTTGGAACAGAAACCATTCGTGGTTTGATAGATAAACATATTATACAATACCCATCCGACCTTTATAAGCTCACTTACGAAATGCTGAATGGGTTAGAAATACAAACTGTTTCTGACAAAAAAGGAGGAAATAATATTCGTTCTCTCCGTGAAAAATCAGCCGAGAATATTATACATTCTATTCAGAAATCAAAACAAGAACCCTTTGAAAATGTCCTGTTTGCAATAGGAATAAGATATGTAGGAAAAACTACCGCCGAAAAACTTGCAACCCATTTTCAAAATATAGATGCTCTTATGAATGCATCATATCAAGATCTCATAAGCGCACCCGAAATAGGAGAAAAAATAGCTCAAAGTATCCAGCATTTTTTCCAAAACCCTCAAAATATTACGTTTATTCATGCTCTTAAAACAGCGGGATTGCATTTTCAAATAAAAGAAAAAGAATCCAACTCTCCATCCAACATATTAGAAAATAAAACCTTTGTCATAAGCGGAACATTCAAAAGATGGGAAAGGGAAGAACTCCAAAATATCATAAAACAAAACGGAGGAAAACTACTCTCCTCTATCTCCAAAAAATTAGATTATCTTGTGGTAGGCGAAAATATGGGACCAGCTAAATTAGAAAAGGCAAAAGAGTTAAATATTACCATGATCACAGAGGAAGAATTTCTGACTCTCCTATCCCAATAG